From a single Fusobacterium pseudoperiodonticum genomic region:
- a CDS encoding OmpA family protein, producing MAKRKSTTTIITLLLLLVFSLPALAVQGLTTTQMRENTIRINALEIKNMDITNVEAPKEMTIVLDERALNFDFDKSVVKPQYFEMLNNLKDFIEQNNYELTIEGHTDSIGSNQYNIGLSRRRAEAVKAKLIEFGLPEDRIVGIEAKGEEYPVATNETPEGRLQNRRVEFRLVQR from the coding sequence ATGGCAAAGAGAAAGAGCACAACAACAATAATAACATTGTTACTATTATTAGTATTTTCTCTACCAGCATTAGCAGTCCAAGGGTTAACAACAACACAAATGCGTGAAAATACAATAAGAATAAATGCATTAGAAATAAAGAATATGGATATAACTAATGTAGAAGCACCAAAAGAAATGACAATAGTATTGGATGAAAGAGCACTAAACTTTGATTTTGACAAATCAGTAGTAAAACCTCAGTATTTTGAAATGTTAAATAACTTAAAAGATTTTATTGAACAAAACAACTATGAATTAACAATAGAAGGACATACAGATTCTATAGGAAGTAACCAATATAACATAGGGCTTTCAAGAAGAAGAGCAGAAGCTGTAAAAGCTAAATTAATAGAATTTGGATTGCCTGAAGATAGAATAGTTGGAATAGAAGCAAAAGGGGAAGAATACCCAGTGGCAACTAATGAAACACCAGAAGGAAGACTGCAAAACAGGAGAGTTGAATTCAGATTAGTTCAAAGATAA
- a CDS encoding FAD-I family protein, which produces MKNKLMLTALLGLLLVGSFSYAEESDDEAKKRLLKEYEKVQKEREKEAEEAAKRQAEEGTQSAQDIANQAPENGEVVEGVAVEGGEVAVAQEEVTPKKARKDMTESEKMDLEVQRIKKRMLEINDKIENYNKTNEMLDNLEKNVGELEKRVSY; this is translated from the coding sequence ATGAAAAATAAATTAATGTTAACAGCACTATTAGGATTACTTTTAGTGGGTTCATTTTCTTATGCTGAAGAAAGTGACGATGAAGCAAAGAAAAGATTACTAAAAGAATATGAAAAAGTTCAAAAAGAAAGAGAAAAAGAAGCAGAAGAAGCAGCTAAAAGACAAGCCGAAGAAGGAACTCAATCAGCTCAAGATATAGCTAATCAAGCTCCAGAAAATGGAGAAGTAGTAGAAGGAGTAGCTGTTGAAGGTGGAGAAGTGGCAGTAGCTCAAGAAGAAGTTACACCTAAGAAAGCAAGAAAAGACATGACTGAATCAGAAAAAATGGATTTAGAAGTACAAAGAATTAAGAAAAGAATGTTAGAAATAAATGACAAGATAGAAAACTACAACAAAACAAATGAAATGCTTGATAATTTAGAAAAGAATGTTGGAGAGCTAGAAAAAAGAGTAAGTTATTAA
- a CDS encoding adhesion protein FadA — MKIKFILAAMLALGSLSYSAEVTDTVAQEVISEVKNIEAEYQALMQKEAERKEEFIQEKANLEKEVKELKEKQLGREELYAKLKEDSKIRWHRDEYKKLLKRFDEYYNKLEKKIADKEQQIVELTKLLEVLN, encoded by the coding sequence ATGAAAATAAAATTTATTTTAGCTGCAATGTTAGCACTAGGATCATTATCTTATTCAGCAGAGGTAACAGATACAGTAGCTCAAGAAGTAATAAGTGAAGTAAAAAACATAGAAGCAGAGTATCAAGCATTAATGCAAAAGGAAGCTGAAAGAAAAGAAGAATTCATTCAAGAAAAAGCAAATCTTGAAAAAGAAGTAAAAGAATTAAAAGAAAAACAATTAGGAAGGGAAGAACTTTATGCTAAGTTGAAAGAAGATTCAAAAATAAGATGGCATAGAGATGAGTATAAGAAATTATTAAAAAGATTTGATGAATATTACAACAAGTTAGAGAAAAAAATCGCAGACAAAGAGCAACAAATAGTAGAATTAACTAAATTATTAGAAGTTTTAAACTAA
- a CDS encoding helix-turn-helix domain-containing protein, translating to MKLVSNFAERLKLALELRNMKATKLSELTNVNKSTISQYLSGEYEAKKDRIELFAEVLNVNELWLRGYDLPMENEDDKEKDILIKEYQLSADEIREYENIAMTTSTLMFNGKPVSEEDKNELEKVLKEFFIRALLKKRADENNDGKKKKRNSKID from the coding sequence ATGAAATTGGTGAGTAATTTTGCAGAGAGACTAAAACTTGCTTTGGAACTTAGAAATATGAAAGCAACTAAATTATCAGAATTGACTAATGTAAATAAATCTACTATTTCTCAATATTTAAGTGGAGAATATGAAGCAAAAAAAGATAGGATTGAATTATTTGCAGAGGTTTTAAATGTGAATGAACTTTGGTTAAGAGGCTATGATCTTCCTATGGAAAATGAAGATGATAAGGAAAAAGATATTTTAATTAAAGAGTATCAGTTGAGTGCAGACGAAATAAGAGAATACGAAAATATAGCAATGACTACTTCAACACTTATGTTTAATGGTAAACCTGTGTCAGAAGAAGATAAAAATGAATTAGAGAAAGTCTTAAAAGAATTTTTCATTCGTGCATTGCTTAAAAAGAGAGCTGATGAAAATAATGACGGAAAGAAGAAAAAAAGAAATTCTAAAATTGATTGA
- a CDS encoding ImmA/IrrE family metallo-endopeptidase, which translates to MKIMTERRKKEILKLIDNLYFEFGTKNPISICKGLGIEIVSANIEMKGLYTVVLNSKLIVVQSLLEGFAKLFVIGHELFHALEHDCDEIRFFREHTGFKTSIYEEEANFFSVQLLKDYIEYHQDEVADLEIAEEIEKFI; encoded by the coding sequence ATGAAAATAATGACGGAAAGAAGAAAAAAAGAAATTCTAAAATTGATTGATAATTTATATTTTGAGTTTGGGACAAAAAATCCTATAAGTATTTGTAAGGGTTTAGGTATTGAAATTGTTTCAGCTAATATAGAAATGAAAGGTTTATACACTGTTGTTTTGAATTCAAAATTAATAGTTGTTCAGTCTTTGCTTGAGGGCTTTGCAAAACTTTTTGTCATAGGACATGAGCTTTTTCATGCTCTCGAACATGATTGTGACGAGATAAGATTTTTTAGGGAACACACTGGTTTTAAAACTTCTATCTATGAAGAAGAGGCTAATTTCTTTTCAGTCCAACTTCTAAAAGATTATATTGAATATCATCAAGATGAGGTTGCCGACTTAGAAATTGCTGAAGAAATAGAAAAATTTATATAA